One genomic window of Salvia miltiorrhiza cultivar Shanhuang (shh) chromosome 4, IMPLAD_Smil_shh, whole genome shotgun sequence includes the following:
- the LOC131021279 gene encoding 5-formyltetrahydrofolate cyclo-ligase, mitochondrial-like isoform X2 — MILQLALPTAATPALPTTLSGLNLRSSATMSAGGIAAAPLDAVFKEKKALRSRVRKELKSMDPALRSQEDDAIQRVVLEAPWFKSCTRLCAYISCAALREVDTSKVLSEILKNTAQDDHSQVRKKLYVPRVEDKNSFMRMLNITRMDDLIANSMDILEPQPCDAEGNEREDVMLADEPVDLFLLPGLAFDRSGRRIGRGGGYYDTFLTKYQELAKDRKWKKPLFVALSYSLQVLEDGVIPITPNDVPIDALVSASGVIPISRAASEMRM, encoded by the exons ATGATACTGCAGCTCGCTTTACCAACCGCCGCAACGCCTGCTTTACCCACCACCTTATCCGGTCTGAATTTACGCTCCTCCGCTACCATGAGCGCCGGGGGTATCGCCGCCGCACCTCTAGACGCCGTTTTCAAGGAGAAAAAGGCGCTTCGCTCCAGAGTGAGAAAGGAACTCAAGTCAATGGACCCCGCGCTCAGATCTCAAGAAG ATGATGCAATCCAGCGTGTGGTTTTGGAGGCTCCTTGGTTCAAGTCTTGTACAAGACTCTGTGCCTATATCAGCTGTGCTGCTTTAAGAGAAGTTGATACTTCCAAAGTGTTGTCTGAAATCTTGAAGAACACAGCCCAAG ATGATCATTCGCAGGTGAGAAAGAAGCTCTATGTTCCGAGGGTGGAAGACAAGAATAGTTTCATGAGGATGTTGAACATCACTAGGATGGATGATTTGATTGCAAACTCTATGGATATTTTGGAACCACAACCTTGCGATGCTGAAGGGAATGAACGTGAAGACG TCATGCTTGCAGATGAACCTGTAGACTTGTTTCTTTTACCTG GGCTTGCTTTTGATAGATCTGGTAGGCGCATTGGCCGTGGTGGAGG TTATTACGACACCTTCCTTACGAAATATCAAGAGCTTGCAAAGGACCGAAAGTGGAAGAAACCTCTATTTG TTGCTCTTTCTTATTCACTGCAAGTATTGGAAGATGGTGTTATACCCATTACCCCCAACGATGTCCCCATCGATGCTCTTGTCTCAGCCTCCGGGGTGATCCCCATTAGTCGAGCAGCCAGTGAGATGCGTATGTGA
- the LOC131021279 gene encoding 5-formyltetrahydrofolate cyclo-ligase, mitochondrial-like isoform X1 translates to MTIIGRRLQRFAERMILQLALPTAATPALPTTLSGLNLRSSATMSAGGIAAAPLDAVFKEKKALRSRVRKELKSMDPALRSQEDDAIQRVVLEAPWFKSCTRLCAYISCAALREVDTSKVLSEILKNTAQDDHSQVRKKLYVPRVEDKNSFMRMLNITRMDDLIANSMDILEPQPCDAEGNEREDVMLADEPVDLFLLPGLAFDRSGRRIGRGGGYYDTFLTKYQELAKDRKWKKPLFVALSYSLQVLEDGVIPITPNDVPIDALVSASGVIPISRAASEMRM, encoded by the exons ATGACGATAATAGGTCGCCGCCTACAAAGATTTGCAGAGCGGATGATACTGCAGCTCGCTTTACCAACCGCCGCAACGCCTGCTTTACCCACCACCTTATCCGGTCTGAATTTACGCTCCTCCGCTACCATGAGCGCCGGGGGTATCGCCGCCGCACCTCTAGACGCCGTTTTCAAGGAGAAAAAGGCGCTTCGCTCCAGAGTGAGAAAGGAACTCAAGTCAATGGACCCCGCGCTCAGATCTCAAGAAG ATGATGCAATCCAGCGTGTGGTTTTGGAGGCTCCTTGGTTCAAGTCTTGTACAAGACTCTGTGCCTATATCAGCTGTGCTGCTTTAAGAGAAGTTGATACTTCCAAAGTGTTGTCTGAAATCTTGAAGAACACAGCCCAAG ATGATCATTCGCAGGTGAGAAAGAAGCTCTATGTTCCGAGGGTGGAAGACAAGAATAGTTTCATGAGGATGTTGAACATCACTAGGATGGATGATTTGATTGCAAACTCTATGGATATTTTGGAACCACAACCTTGCGATGCTGAAGGGAATGAACGTGAAGACG TCATGCTTGCAGATGAACCTGTAGACTTGTTTCTTTTACCTG GGCTTGCTTTTGATAGATCTGGTAGGCGCATTGGCCGTGGTGGAGG TTATTACGACACCTTCCTTACGAAATATCAAGAGCTTGCAAAGGACCGAAAGTGGAAGAAACCTCTATTTG TTGCTCTTTCTTATTCACTGCAAGTATTGGAAGATGGTGTTATACCCATTACCCCCAACGATGTCCCCATCGATGCTCTTGTCTCAGCCTCCGGGGTGATCCCCATTAGTCGAGCAGCCAGTGAGATGCGTATGTGA